Genomic window (Primulina huaijiensis isolate GDHJ02 unplaced genomic scaffold, ASM1229523v2 scaffold39043, whole genome shotgun sequence):
GGTACAAACTGCCTgggaaaacaataaaatctgaCTTGCTGTATCAAGCCTCAACACTAAAGCTGTGTTGTTTGTAATAGTAGAATTCAATGGTTATGTATCGATGATACCTCACTTCATCGACTGTTTCATCATCATCAATCATTAACCTCATTGTCTTCTCTGGAGTCTTGCTGTTatgttattcttttttttttcctctagatttgaaattttattaatgatttgatttaatgaattttaaagCTATATTTTTTAACAGCAAAATAATATTGGAGATATAAATGCAAGTATTTTAGACAATCTTACTTTGAGAAGGGAAAAAGCTGAAACATATATagacaaataaattaataatataatgataattttAATCTCTTCCTTTTTAAAAAACCTATTACTGAAATACTaagaatataattttattattaaatcaaCTATTCACAAATCACaaactttttaaaatacatGATTTACTGTTTTTAATTCATCAACCGACAGGTGAGGTTGAATCAAGATAAATGTTAGCGCCCCTGTGTGAGTCATTCACGAAGGGTAGCGGTTGTAGGTTTTCGTCCGAATGATAGTTGTTGTCATGAAAAAAATGAATAGTAACCATTTTTACGATCAAACTCGAACGTGAACTTTTTAGCTGGCTCGAATTCGGTCAACttcatttattttgaatttagtTATCAAATTCTATTTAGCAAATGTTTTGAATCTCACGTTCAGGCTCGtatgtgaggatacatttgagatgtatactgtaaaggataaattcatcacacacaatcactcacacatatacaagagagttgaacttcaaagattagttgagtgcgTCTTCACACAAAAAGGTGAAACAATGTATTTGTAGTATTTGCATATGAGAcgttaaacaatatgctgattatGAGGTGCTGCctgcaatcttgagtgctaggagttctagttTGGTGCTACCCTTCTGGAtcgggtttgtacaaagagttttATGAATCAAAGCTTTTAGTGAATCATTTCTAAGAGGAAGGATGTGTGAcataggagttgttaattttcaaacatccataaacaaattcgtgtctatttatttattgcatttaattgtCATTTCTAATGTTTTAAAGATCAttattgaagcattttatgtgttcttcaaatatcaaaatattgcgtatcaaatgtttgataaaatgtttcaaccaaaatgattttactcattcaacttgcacatcttttaaatgttttacaaaatGTATAATAGGTTTGTACGAAgaattattttgagtgtcttctgctgcttggtttgaaaaccaaactcgatttaattcatcggtgttcaatttTTTAAGAACCGagttattgtagctcaacgattttcTTCCAAATCGATCCTAGCAGAGAAGAACATTAAATTTCAAGCGTTGAAATTCTTTTTTCATGGCATGAATCAATCGCTTCACATCATCTGAAGAAGGCATGAGGCATGAATTAAACACAACCTGAGGGCCTCTATTTAATGCTCAGTAACACTCCACAAAGGCTGGAACTTGGATTGTTCAGCTGAGAATGGAGTGCGTGAAATTGAATCATTCGGGAATGAGCTCTCGGAGATTTGAAGAAGCTTCAGAGCATACTTGCGACGTCATGCATCGAGTTTTCGGGGATGATGATGCTAAGTCGCAGTGGGCGGAGATCGACAAGATGCCAGCTTTTGAACGCTTGAAATCTTCTTTGTTCTTTAGAGCTAGAGAAGCTAGGAATTAATTGAAGGTACATCCAATTTATATGGTTTCGAATTTTGATTATGAGTTTGATTATTTGGTTCAATGATtgatatttattgttttatttattatttattgtacGTACAATTTTTGAACCGATTCAATATTCCCGAATTTTCTGGAAATTATTTCGAAATTACAGCATGtatttttgaagaatttttggattttagaGTTGAATAAATCAACAATTTGGTCTTAGGATGATTAGAATTTTTAAATGCTAATTTCGGAATTTTTATTGCAATTATTGAAAATTCAGAGTTAACCTATTAAGATTGTCGGAAATTCCAGCGAATGCATATATGAGTAATTAGATTTTTAAGAGTTAAATAAATTGAGTTTGGTTCTTCCCATGCAtgatttagaatttttaaagGTGGAGTTTTTGAAACTCAAGTTCGATATTTGAAACTAGTTTCGATAATTTGAGGATTTTTGAAGTATATTGTAAAAATCTAAGAAATTTAGGAATTTGTGGTTAttagttgtttaattaattccaGCTTTTGGCAATGttgaaactaaaaatatttattttgataattttagttTCTAAGTCacgatttttaaatttgttaaagcctaaatgatgattttggaattttaggctaaTTGTTGtatattggaaaaataaatagaaactgatataaaataaaatgagtggctctcatgtgagaccgtctcacggatcttaatctgtgagacgggtcaaccctacacatattcgcaataaaaagtaatacttttagcataaaaagtgatactttttcatggataacccaaataagaggtccgtctcacaaatacgacccgtgagaccgtctcacacacgtttttgccaaataaaataattgtcaAAGCATACGAAACTTCATAAATTGTTGTGGTAATTAAATTTGAAGGCTAATGTACAAATTGATCATTTCCTTACGATATCTATAGTGATgtgtaatttaatttatatgaatTGACTGATTCTATGTGAATTATGTGATCATGTGTTCTTTGTGTTATTAGAATGCATTTAAGATTATTCTTcgtttcataaaataaaaacttgatttttaaatatattggaATAAAATGTGGATTAATATGCATGATTAAGCACACATTTATATTGAGTCATGACTCGGTTGTTTACGAGATTATTGTTTACTCTTTGTTGAGTTATTTAGACATTAGAGTCGAGGGTGTATTAGCGTCAAACATTTGATGACTAGCGGAATGACCGAGCAATTCTGAAAACTGACACTCTTGACGCAGATGTGCGGGGCCGATGACGTATTTGACACGTCACACCCCTGACACATGTGGTCACAGTTATTGCTATCGATTCGTTGGATCTAGTCTGATACCCTAGATTACTTGGTATGCTACATGTATTGTattgcattgcattatattgatTACATCACATGTCATTTTTATATGCGGTAATTTATTTGATCTTCTTATTAGGGTTTGACCTCTGTCCCTCAGTGCTGCTGTAGTTTGTAATATGATTCCATAGCAGGTTATATTGGTGATTATGATGCAGCCGACGAAACATCTGCCAGTAGAGCACACTTAGTTGAGTTAGTTGAGTCCTATGGAGTTTGGAGTCCTAAGATATTTATATTATGCATTGATTCATTTTCTGAGGACATGTCTAGTGTATTTGTATGTCTGCATCGGCTCTGCATGCGATTGGTATTATGTTTGATCTATTGGATTACATTTTCGAGCATATAAATGTTGTGGTGTTGAAATTTTTGAGATGTCCAACTTACGGAAGGTCGTGTCGAAATTTCTGTATGGTCAAATGGAAAAATTTTACTCGTTATCGTTGTTTAGGCTATTAAATTCTGTCgttttgataattaaatgttaataaaaaaacacaGGTCTCACATAAATGCATGTCTTGTTGTGcaaattttcttttgttgtGTTTGATTATCTATTATCAATTGCTATTCGAGTTCCATATTGGGTTCAAGATTCTCTTGTATTCATCGTCGAGTAAACATCCAAGAGTAATTCCAGAATTTTGATCGAGAAAATAGAAACTAgatcaacatattatttatataaatttatattagaaTTCTTACTTTACCTAAATAATgttacaattatttaaataaaataaattttacacaCCAAATAAACCTTGTACTAGGACGTCGACCACGATTGTCCACTTCAGCACACAATGATTGTCCAAAATATTTACCAAACAAAACGTACAAATTAGAACACTTTCACATTCTTTGACAATGGAGATCTCTTGGCTTTTGCATAAGCCGCTCATGATGAAAATCCCTCATCGATTGGTCCAAAACAAGTAAGCTTCTTGTTCATAACTATTACTGGTCAGATATACAAACAAAACTATGGACCATTCTCCTCGCTGATACAACTATTTTCGAAGCAAAGAAGGCCGATACACAGCATGGCTCTGTGCCATTTCGATACGTTCTCGAGGATCATTCATCGTTTCGTCTCTCAAGGCTTCAAGAATCCCCTCACAAGATAACTCTCTACGACAGACAAATCAATAATCATAGTACGTTGTCATAAAATACTGTCGCTGATACGTCAAGTGTTAATTGATGTCATATTTACATACCTCAGAATCAGAATTTTATATAGTGCCTGCAAGATTGGACATAGCTCCACCGGAGCAACATGCTCGTTTTTGCTCGGATGTAGAACATTCAAAGAAGATTGACTTAGTAGCTCGTAGAACGCTTTCACAGCAGAAACACCCTGCAGAGCCGTGAAGATGTACACACAAGTAGAATGAGATTTCCATAATTCCGCCACAATTTGCATCACACTCAAACGTGTATGTGTAAagagctatatatatatatatatatatatatatatatacatattttatttcttcttaGCGAAGAAACATTCATCAACCTCGAATATAGATGAGGAAATAAAACATCAATTATTAGAGGGAAGGCTTTAATAAATAAAACCTTCGCCCAAAGTGACAAAAAACGGTTACTTTAAGTTGTCTctcttaataatatagtatagatttataaatatatttccaGTTCATTGGCCATTGAATCATGACAAGTGTATTACACCACTTGTTCTAATGCTTTGAACCGCATACCTGAATTGTTCCCTTGCCTTTGATGCTGTCCCCCATATCGAGGCTTATTTCTTTTTTAGCCAAGTTTTGGCCGTACCAAGCATTACGACCTTTCAACAGAGTCACATAAGTGTCAGCCAACAGAGGACCTGCAAGCTTTTCGGGTTCTTCCGTCAAAAGATGTGTGATAAAGATCATTTCCGATGTACAGTGCGCGAAATAGACCGACTTGCTAGTCGCACTCTCATTAGTTAGTGCCGCAACCATCCCTATCCATTTTTCGAATTATAAATGTTAATACTATGAAGTCTTGTCAAAGGAAATGTAAATCATGACAAGCCACAATTTCATGAGGTGGCACAAGGCTAAAATGAACTAAAAGCAAATATACAAGACATAATGGCAAAATAATGTTGCTTCGATTTTTATATCGCTTCCCCACAAAACAttgaaacttaaaaaaaatgagacaaaaagACCAGCTGTACAAATCCCTCGATTCTTTCATAAGTTCAGAAACAATCATTACTATTTACTATCCACACATAAGTCTTTTTCAAGTGTGAAGAACATGCATGCACAAAATTCtgagatacatatatatacagaaaaatccataaataaaattaatacacGAAAAAGAAAGCTTACCAGCCCCAATTGCATATACATTCTTCAAACCACCCATAACCTCATGAGTAACAAGATCACCATTATCCCAAACAATAAAATGTGGCTGCCTAAGAAATCTTGCCAGTGGTTTCCTCCATTTTTCGGCTCCACAGATCCGAGCATTAGCATATTCCTTATTGTAAATTTCAGATGCAATATTAGGCCCTCCAAGGTAAAGAATGTTTTCCATGGGAACCTTAGCTGAAGTAGGCCATCAACGAAAATTAGGAAATAGACAGATATCAGAAGAATAGTGCAGCTGTTCAAAAACAGTGCACATGCACAATAGGAGACTTCAAAAGTGATTAGCTATTTAACATGGTGGAAATTTCTTCATCACAGGCACTCTTTGTAGCTAAGCATTGAATTTTAACACTCTTCCTTTTCTTGTTCTTGATGAAACACGGATGACACGGTCAACTACAAACCAAATATTGCATATAAAGCTTTTAAGTCAAATCCAGTAACAAGAAATTTGTAGATAAACCatcatttcaaaaaatccaggCTTTTATTCTCATGCGTACAAGGAAAAAGATAAAAAGGTGTAATATTCATctacttaaaaaaatttcatactgTCATCTTGAACCTCCTATGAATCTCTAACTAGAGAGTTTAAAGCTCCATGCATATGGCACACGTTATCagaaatatgaaattaaagaaagttaaaatttatatagTTTGCTTCACTTTTTTTACTTCATAGTATTAATCAATTATCAATCATATTCCACCAGTAGATACGAGAGTAAAATAGAATATCTCAAATGAGACAAACAATTTATCTCAACGAAATCAGAAAGCGAAAGCCATCCATTTCATCTGCAAAAAGACCAACGAAAAATGGAGGACGGATCTTACTTGCTCGATTGATCATCTGAGTGGGAGTGACTATCCGGGGCTCGGGCTCTAGTTCAGCCTCTATTCCCTTTGCCAAAGACACAATAACAGGAGAACTAATTCGTTCCTTCCAAAACCTACTAATTTCCTCAAAAACTTCCTGAGTTTCCGTCGAGGGCAATCCATTAATAACAATATCAGCATCCCATACAGCCTCTTGCAAGTTCGTCACAACCTTTAACGGACAGAGTGGGGTGTCAATCATATTCAAGCAGAACCCATCTTTCAAAATCTCATCAGCATTAAGTGTTCGATCGCCTAATCTTGCTTCTACATATTTCAAATATGTGCATCGCCTTATCAGCCTCCTCAATACGTCTTCCCTCGAATTAATAACCTCAAATAAATGCTCAGCCGTGGCTCTATCAACGTGCCTACCAGGTCTTCTCCATATCCTAATCTGAACTTTTTCTCGAAAACTCCCATATCCATCTTGCAGCATCGCTGCAAATACACTACCCCAGGCCCCTGCACCAATACACACAATTCTTAATGGATCCCCATCTATTTTCCCAAATAGTTCACGAAGCTCgtcaatcttttcttctgaAGAACTTTTTGTGCTATGAATTGTTCCATTTGAATATCCGTTGCCTCCTTCAGTAGCAAGTACCATTTTTCTTTCAATGAATATCCCACTTTAACAAATGAATTGAACTAAAAAAATGTCCCCCAATACAGGCTTCGTTGAGGTATATATACTAGACAAGATTTAATATCAAATGCCAATCAAACAGATCAAAAACTTCAAATCAATTTAGGATAACCCAATTGAAGATTCCACATGGGCTTCACACTATCGCTCCCTATTTCATACAGTAATACAGAAGTCAACAAAATGAACACAAAAACATCAAGAACACACCGATTTCGTTGGTGGGTTTGACACCAAAATTCAACAACTGGCTACAGAGCAAAATCGACCTCTCAACCGACTTTAGCTTAAACTATAGAATGCCAGATGCCTAGAgccaataaaattaaaatacaattaCAAATACTTTGGTTTCCCCGAATAATGGTAAATATTAAACCAACCGTATGAAAAAAGGACAATTACAGAACATTCGCAAGGAGCAGCTCTGGATCACCCGTCAAACAGAAAGAGAAATTCGGTAAGCCCACCCCACCTAAAAAACGTAAGCTTCAAAGACAAAATGCGAGGATAAAGCAAAACAAGCTAAGCTGTCTTCTGGCGAGAGTACTATCAACAGGCGGTGATCGATCTGAAAATGGGTAATTGGCTTTCTTTTTTGCAAGAAATCGACGACAATGAAGTGTTACGCGAGAACAGTCGTGAAAGAAAATAAACCAAATACTCGATGGAGTTATAACATGTTATCAATTTTTCTTTATCAataatttttcgaatttttcgaGCGAACTATATATtgtataaattattaatataatttacattaatttgatttcttctattaatattttaaatacgTCAAAAAATAATGAGCTAAAAACTTCTAGAAtaaatctcttgtgagacgatctcacgaatctttatatgtgagacggaacaactctatcgatattcacaaaaaaaagtaatattcttagtataa
Coding sequences:
- the LOC140968988 gene encoding probable glycerol-3-phosphate dehydrogenase [NAD(+)] 1, cytosolic; translated protein: MVLATEGGNGYSNGTIHSTKSSSEEKIDELRELFGKIDGDPLRIVCIGAGAWGSVFAAMLQDGYGSFREKVQIRIWRRPGRHVDRATAEHLFEVINSREDVLRRLIRRCTYLKYVEARLGDRTLNADEILKDGFCLNMIDTPLCPLKVVTNLQEAVWDADIVINGLPSTETQEVFEEISRFWKERISSPVIVSLAKGIEAELEPEPRIVTPTQMINRATKVPMENILYLGGPNIASEIYNKEYANARICGAEKWRKPLARFLRQPHFIVWDNGDLVTHEVMGGLKNVYAIGAGMVAALTNESATSKSVYFAHCTSEMIFITHLLTEEPEKLAGPLLADTYVTLLKGRNAWYGQNLAKKEISLDMGDSIKGKGTIQGVSAVKAFYELLSQSSLNVLHPSKNEHVAPVELCPILQALYKILILRELSCEGILEALRDETMNDPRERIEMAQSHAVYRPSLLRK